A part of Helicoverpa zea isolate HzStark_Cry1AcR chromosome 17, ilHelZeax1.1, whole genome shotgun sequence genomic DNA contains:
- the LOC124637942 gene encoding uncharacterized protein LOC124637942, whose product MHGSHAFLFTLASLVCSVNCFLSRESICIQYYATGESYDLNELPEQMFGVYFWPPNQRQRDSCENISFKKLSPQEATLKSNECSTLNIPANETVMKATYVNNSGKTVNLVYYGDQEVKKMYRACDKNIATYIFKKVNDSYVLGINCSAGGRGILYSKFLPSSAEVQAVANSIEIMNGREGSPDCRLNL is encoded by the coding sequence ATGCACGGCTCTCACGCGTTTCTCTTCACCCTCGCCAGTTTAGTGTGTTCAGTGAACTGTTTTCTAAGCAGGGAGTCCATATGTATACAATACTATGCCACAGGAGAGAGTTATGACTTGAACGAGTTGCCAGAACAAATGTTTGGAGTGTACTTCTGGCCCCCGAATCAGAGGCAACGGGACAGCTGCGAGAATATCTCCTTCAAGAAGTTGTCACCTCAGGAAGCGACGCTGAAGTCTAATGAGTGCAGCACTCTCAACATACCGGCAAACGAAACAGTGATGAAAGCAACATACGTGAACAACTCCGGCAAGACGGTCAATTTAGTGTATTACGGTGATCAAGAAGTGAAGAAAATGTATCGTGcttgtgataaaaatatagccACGTACATATTCAAAAAAGTGAACGATTCCTATGTTTTGGGCATTAATTGTTCGGCTGGTGGTCGTGGGATATTGTATTCCAAATTTCTGCCGAGCTCTGCAGAAGTGCAAGCCGTTGCAAACAGCATTGAAATAATGAATGGACGCGAAGGAAGCCCGGATTGCAGACTTAACTTATAA